The Phacochoerus africanus isolate WHEZ1 chromosome X, ROS_Pafr_v1, whole genome shotgun sequence genome has a segment encoding these proteins:
- the LOC125118019 gene encoding LOW QUALITY PROTEIN: CXXC-type zinc finger protein 1-like (The sequence of the model RefSeq protein was modified relative to this genomic sequence to represent the inferred CDS: inserted 1 base in 1 codon; substituted 1 base at 1 genomic stop codon): MPLAVKEAPQTIASXLSEKDLPQDXNVYQDFCMGAFDNQSLRNPWMNDTEEFLFLDSALQKQAVNMKKMQNSKKKVERKKEKKQKLMEKSKDPKQSDARDPGLMRQCLGPGCVYPSRPGSKYCSDDCGMKLAADRIYEILPQRIQQWQKSPCVAEEHGKKMLERIQREQQDTQTRLKDIECNFHELEAIILRGKQQTVCKDEESNKRSRNSVDLQIFCVSCGQPISVHVALRHMERCFAKYECKSSFGAMHPTCIEGATRLFCDAYDPQSKRYCKRLQVLCPEHSKDPKVSDDEVCGCPLVHNVFEVTGNFCRLPKSVCNHHYCWEKLRRAEVDLERVRALQKLEELVEQEQKVRTAMTNRAGLLGLMLHQTIQHDPLTSDLRSKVDS; encoded by the exons ATGCCACTGGCAGTAAAGGAGGCACCTCAGACAATAGCCA TGTTGTCTGAAAAGGACCTGCCTCAGGACTAAAATGTATACCAGGACTTTTGCATGGGAG CTTTTGACAACCAAAGCCTAAGGAAT CCCTGGATGAAtgacactgaggagttcctgttccTAGATTCTGCACTGCAGAAGCAGGCAGTGAATATGAAGAAAATGCAGAATTCGAAGAAAAAAGTGGAGCGGAAG aaggagaagaagcagAAGCTCATGGAAAAGTCAAAAGACCCAAAGCAGTCGGATGCCAGGGACCCAGGCTTGATGCGGCAGTGCCTGGGACCTGGCTGTGTGTATCCCTCCCGGCCAGGCTCCAAGTACTGCTCGGATGACTGTGGCATGAAGCTGGCAGCTGA TCGCATCTATGAGATCCTGCCCCAGCgcattcagcagtggcagaaGAGCCCCTGTGTTGCTGAGGAGCATGGCAAGAAAATGCTTGAGCGCATCCAACGTGAGCAGCAGGACACCCAGACTCGCCTGAAGGACATAGAGTGCAATTTCCATGAACTTGAGGCCATCATTCTGCGTGGCAAGCAGCAGACCGTGTGCAAAGATGAAGAA AGCAACAAACGTAGCAGGAACAGTGTCGACCTGCAGATCTTCTGTGTCTCCTGCGGGCAACCCATCAGTGTGCATGTTGCCCTGCGCCACATGGAGCGCTGCTTTGCCAAG tatGAGTGCAAATCATCTTTCGGGGCCATGCACCCCACTTGCATTGAGGG AGCTACAAGGCTCTTCTGTGATGCTTATGACCCACAGAGTAAGAGGTACTGTAAGCGACTCCAGGTATTATGCCCTGAGCACTCCAAGGACCCCAAG GTATCAGATGACGAGGTGTGTGGTTGCCCACTAGTGCACAATGTCTTCGAGGTCACTGGTAATTTCTGCCGCCTCCCCAAAAGCGTGTGCAACCACCACTACTGCTGGGAGAAGCTGAGGCGTGCCGAAGTGGACCTGGAGCGTGTGCGCGCG TTGCAAAAGCTGGAAGAGCTGGTTGAGCAGGAGCAAAAGGTGCGCACAGCCATGACGAATcgggcagggctgctgggcctGATGCTTCACCAGACAATCCAGCATGACCCGCTCACCAGTGACCTACGCTCCAAAGTAGATAGCTGA